The genomic DNA tttatttttatttatttattattattatttttagatggagtctcgctctgtcacccaggctggagtgcagtggtgagatcttggttcgcggcaacctccacctcctgggttcaagcgattctcctgcctcagcctcctgagtagctgagactataggtgcgtccccatgcccagctaatgtttgtatttttagtagaggcggggtttcaccatgttctccaggctcaaactcctgacctcagttgatccacctgccttggcctcccaaagtgctgggattacaggcatgagccaccaccccggccTGAGCAGTTTTATGTTCTATGTTATTAACACTTCAAAGGCCTTCAAATAAAAGTACCCTTGAGTGTTTAAGGAGAGCCAGGAGGGAGACAGGACTCCAGGTCCGGCCAGCAGCAGCACCCAGCCAAGAAGGCAGGGAGAAAAATGCTGTGAACGTCCAGTCGAAGCCGCCCGAGCTGGGGTGTCCTGCCAGGCCGGCAAGCCGACATTTCTCACTAGCACCCTCAGGCTGCCACGGGTACTCAGGCAGCGGGGATGAGGAGCGCCTCCACTTTAGGCTGGCAGAATTTGGTGAGATAGTTCACGCTGCAGCTTCTCAGTGCCAGAAGGCAAAGACACCTCAACCCAAACCACAAGAGAACCTCCCCGGGAGCCGGCAGAGTCGGCCTGTTCAGAGACAGAGTTCCAGCCTTTGTTGGCAGCACGTCATTCTTGGAAGTTTGGAATGGGTGTGAGtgggtgtgtacgtgtgtgtgtgtgcacacgctcCAAAGTTCAGCCTTGCACAAGGGACAGCCCAGGCTCCACCTAACCTGGTGCCTGTACCATCACAGCGGGAAGCGCCGCTTGTACCCCAGGGGCGGCCCCAGCGTGTGCCTCCCCTGCCTCGCCCAACAGAGACGATTTTAAGAAAGGggtgtattagtttcccagggctgccgtaacaaatgACCCCAAACTTGGTGGctcaaaacaatagaaatgtattctccGAAGGTTTTGGAAGCCAGAAGTGTGAAATCCAGGTGTCTGCAGGGCCCCGCTCCTCTAGGGAAGAATCCCCGCTTCCTCTTCCGGCTTCTCGTGGGCTCCAGCCACCCTCGTTGTTCCTTGGCTTGGAGCTgcctcactccagtctctgccttcgCGTCCCATGGCCTTcttccctgtgtgtgtctttctgtgtcttcatGAGGACACAAGCCATTGACTTCAGTGCCTACTCTATCCAGGATGATTTCATGTCGACATTTTTAACCAATTGTATCTGTAAGGACCCTGTTTCCAAACAAGATCACATTCTAAGGTCCTGGGTGGACATGAACGTGGCAGGGCCATTAAACTCACTGCAGCGGTGAGTGGTGGGGGGAAGAGTGCCCTAGTGAGAAGCAGCTCAGGTAGATGGATCAGAGGAGCCCTTTCGTAAGATAGTCTttaatagctgggtgtggcggctcaacGCTTGtcatccctgtactttgggaggttgagttgagaggatcacttgaatccgtGAGTTCAAGATCATAAGATGCTCTTTGGTGGGGGTGGCGGTGAGGTGAGCCCGCCCCCCCAGACATTTGTAGCAGAGTCTCTTGTGGTCAGCTGACTGCTCACTGTCCCCTCTgtcagaggcagagacagagcagAGGCAGGGGATGTCACACCCCATCCAGGCCACTGTGGGGCACTTCAAGGACAGAAGCCAgcttccctccttctccttcctcagagcctggcacagggcCACCCATAGGAGAGTATGTATTCAGTGTTCATtgaaagccgggtgtggtggcttgaacctatagtcccagctacttgggaggctgaggctggaggactgctggagcccggGAGCTCCCGGCTGCAGTGTGTAGCCatcgtgcctgtgaatagccactgcactccagcctgggcagtgccagcaagaccccatctctcaaaaacaaaaacaatgtttgcTGAAAGAATGTCTGCTTGTCGGAGAGATACAGTGACTACTTGTTCTAACTTTGGAGAAAGGACACTTCGGGTTTCATTTCAGGAAAGAGTGAGTCAGACTGTGGTCTGGATGGGAACCCAAAAACAGGAGTTGAAGAATATGTGTTGGCCAGGAAGCCGCGGCCTGGAGACACTCCTCTGCTACTTGTGGTTGGTGTCAACTCAGCTGGGAGCCTCGGGTCTCAGTCTCTGAAGTGGATATCAAAGCGTTGTGAGGCTAACATGAGATTGTGTGTGAGCCTTCTGTAAACTGTAAAGTGAGGTGCCCACCCAAGCAATTTTCTAGAaggcagaataaaatgaaaagtgtgaTATAATGAGCAGTATGTACAATTAGATTATTGCACGCTAAGCAAGATTCACTGGGTGAGGGGTCATGTTTTAAGGATTTGTATGAGTGAGGCACTGACTACATTGAGTCTTTAGAAAAAATTAGCCTATGGggtatttttattcccattttagggGTGAGCAAACTGAGCCCTGTGTAGATATtcagtaactttcccaaggtcatagTAAACAGAGaggctggaattcaaacccagatctgtttACCCCAGCATTTGTTCCATATAACATCTGACGTGTTAAGGCTCCTGGACTGTGCCCTCGTGTGAGCTACTGCTGGGCACAGGCCTGGGGACAGCCAGGGGAGCTTGGCAGTGGGTGCCATCACCGGGCTGTATATGGTGGACGTGAGTTTCCTGTTGTTTTCCTGTCACCCTCATCCCTTGGATGGCATGCCACTTGGAGGCTGGCTGCTCATGTCCAGTCTGCTGCACTGGGACTGCCGGGGCCCTTCAAAGCAGGCACCTTCTCTACCCTGTGGATTGGCAGAGGCAGTTCTATTTCTAGGTAATGAACAGACCTTACGGAAGATCGGTCTCTTCCGCCCGAAGAGCTAGAAATAACTGTTCTTAAGCAAGGCCCATGCTTTCTCAGCACAGAGCTGGTTTTCCCAGGCACTCTGCAGTTAACCCCACTATTACTCTGGAATGCAGAGACCCCTAGGCCCTGATGGATTTACTGTAgcagcagcctctgcttccaCATGCAGCTGCTCTGGAAGAGGGTGTGGTGGTGGAACAGAAGCGGCTTAGGTCTTGGCACTAGGTACAATTGGGTTCAAACTTAGGCTCCACCagttacaagctgtgtgaccttgggctagtcAGCTTTTTagttcctgtttctttctcttaaaaagtcTTAATTTAACAAGTAATACATACcaagtatacattttttaatgtgaaaatacacataagcaaaaagaaacatgaaaaatcacTGTGAAATTTTAGTATACATCTTTCAAGATGAATTTTTCTACCTCCTTTTATTTACACATATACGCATATATACagtagaaaacataaatatatgtgcaatagaaaattattaaaataatggaattattcatactggggtttttttttttttttcctaatgtataTTTAAAGGTATGGGGAAGTGTTAGCAATGTCGTGTCCCTGAAATAGCTACCTGGTATTCCGTTGTATGGCTCTCCCAATATTTAACCTACCCCCAGGTGGTGGACAGTTGGATCTAACCTCGCTGTCCAGGGGGACCTTGGCTTCACCATCTCTGCAATGGGGTAACAGGGCCCATCCTGCAAGGCAGCTGTGTGTGCTCAGCATGCGGCTGGCCCTCATAAGTGCTGGCTTCTTTCCTTGTCCTTTGTCTGCTCTGGTTCCTTTCACGTAGGGTATCTACCAAAATAAGATGAGTGTGCCCCAAATAAATGCATTGTCTCGTGTGTCTGCTCAGCACCTGAACTGGTTCCTTCCTCGGGTCTTGCTGACAGGTGCTCAGGGCCAGCAGCTTCCCGTTGGCCTCTCCCAGGAACCCTGAGCAGAGGCCTGAGCCCAAGCAGACACTGCAAGGCTGCACTTCTCCCTCCCAGTCTGGGCAGCATGATTTCTGCTCTGAAAAGCCGCGGGGAGCAATTGAGATGAGCTGGGTGCCTGGTTAGTGTCTGCACCACCTTTCAGGGCCTGACGTGTGGCGTCTTGCCTGTAGGCTGTGGCCCGCATCTAAGCAGAGCACTTGGATCCAGCAGTTATTCACATCTGTGGCTCCCAGCGTCCCCCTCCTATaacctccccccaacccccaaattAATTGGATTGTGTAAGGTTTTCGTCACAGTGGATGTCAAGTGCTGGCTGTGCTAGGCACAATATAATATAAGCCTTGTATCTATTTCTTGTCTGAACCCaactaaataaaaacatcatGTTTCCCTGCTCAGTTGAGATACGTAAACCAGATGTAATTCTGCCTGCTGTGCGACTGATCAGGTTACCCAGAACTTTGGACAAAGCTAGCAGAATATGCACAGCCTTCTATGAGGGTAAATTTTATCTATTAAATTGTCATTAGGGCTGACACAGGGTGATATttatgttttgttctgtttttgcttAAATGGAAGTATAAAAATGCTAATACTGATAGCTAGTATATGTTATAGGGCTTCTCATGCGTGGATGCATCAGCCATTCTGATAGAAGCTGTATGTGGATGGCTCATTCAGTCCCatgaggcagatggatcagtccccattttgtagatgagaactGAGTCATTGAACTCAGGCAGTGACTCTGGAGCCCCTCCTTTTAATCCCTGCAGCAGCCCTTGTGATAGGGTCAAGTGGGTGTTTACTGGAAATGTCCCCTGCTCTGTCCCCCTTACCCAGTGCAGGGGTTAAGAAAGGCCTGTTTGTTAGGAAAAGTCTTCAGCACAAGCAATCCTGCTGGCTTAGTGAGCTGCTGATGGTTCTCAGTTTTGAGAGCCAGGTAGGAGAGTTGCAGAATCAGAGGGCAGGAGCCCTGTGTTTCCAGGGTGCCCTGGAATGGCAGAGGATCCAGGGGCCAGACCACAGCAATGAGGAACTCGCCACGGGCCTGGCTCCTCGCGGGGAGGAAAATGGAAGATCAGATAACAAGACTAAGCACGTGAACTCCAGATGCATAACCTTAGATCAAAATTGGGGTGCCGGACCAGGGTGGGTGGACAGACACATGCAGCAAATATTTGCCACGTAAATGGATGGGTGAAATTACGGCTCATTAAGCTCTCATGGGAGGTGTGAGGTTGTATGTGGCGTGTGGAATCTGCACGTGACTTCTAGTATCTGCCTGGGAGTGTTCGGTTTAAGAATGCCAGCAAAGAAGCACGGGCAGGTATATGTAAGGGATACACCCACAGGGAGCTTTAACCAGCCTGGGAATTAGCCGTGGAAAATTGTGTCTTTCATGCCTGCGGCTTTATGCCTGGGTCGGTTCTCCTTATAGTTGGTagttcattcagcaaacatttagtTAACTTACTTAAACATAATCCTAATCACATCGTCATTAAGAAGGTAAGTCTAATCCCATATGCATCTTTTCATTACCTAGCACTGCATATGCTTTTTGTAAATTACAAAACTTACCGAACTATTTCTCATCTATCTACTATTTGGGATTATTTACACAGACTCCTTCCTATTCAAAGGGCagagtggagtgtgtgtgtgtgtgtgtacatatttaaaCACGCTGTGGACAGCCATACCTGTTCTTATAGGTATGCCTGTAACCTGTCAGGGTAACAGCcctgaaatggaaatggaaatatgaCCTGCTCTCTTGGCATTTTCTATGCAGTTAAAGTGACATAATTGAGGTATCTTGTCATGGGCCCCTCTCATGGGATGCCTTGGTCCGCAGAGGTGGCTGGTAAGTTGAGAAGGGTTCTTTTGCCCAGGTCTGCCCAGAATCCTGTCCCAAATGGATGACTTGCCCTTTCGGCTACTGCATTCTCAATATGGCAACTTGGACGGGGTGACAGTGGGATTAATTTTGGTGTCCGGTCCTCCTCTTTTGCCTGGAACTGCCACTGGGGTCTGTTTTAAGGGGATGTTGCTTTTTCCTCTCACTAAAATTGGTCCCATCCTTGCTGCCCGTAACCTCACATGGAATGCCTGCTGGGCGAAGAGGCAGCCCTTTtgcaaatacatatttaaagggAAAGTACAAAGAGGCTGGTCCCACCCGTGTAAGAGGGAAGCAGATGTGTGTAACACTCTATAACCACCCCGGAGACGCACTCAGCTCCACCCGACACAGACCGGCATCACTCAGGTTACCAGGCAACTGTGAGCAACAAATACTTGTGAGTCTGGGATTGAAGGGGGTGGAAACCAGACTTTTTCTAAATATCCTCATCACTTACCATAATAAGAGCCCTTCCCCAAGTGTGCTGGTGTCCCGGGCTGCCTAAATTGGCCTGAATCTTGTGTCACCCTTCATAGGAGCCAAGAGCTCAGGAGTCAGATTGCCTGGGTGCCATCTGTTCTCTCCAGGTACAAGCTTCCAACAGTGTATAATTTGTACTTCCCAAGCCTCAGCTTGCTCATCtccaaaatggggataataatcatTCCGGTCTCTGAGAGGATTGAGTGAGTTGATGGTTGTCAGGTTCTTAGACGATAGCCTGACAAATAATACGTGCTCAGCAAATACTAGCTTGTATTATTCCTGACACTGAGTCTTCTCAGCAAACTGTCTTGGAAGGAAGCTTCCCTCGGGAAGCCACAGAGAGATCTTCAAACATACATGGCGCTGCTCCTGGGGGCAGCCCTGGAAGATAAGGAAGAAGGGGCTGTCAGTGCAGCTGCAGGGACACAAGTCCTCTGAGGCCAGCTTCTTTCTAATCCTCCAGTTGCGGGCACCGCTGTAGGGGGCTTTCCTTACCAGCTCCCTTCGTCTAGCAGATGTCCGTGGTGCTGAGTCACTGGGCTGCACTGCTCTGACCCACTTACTGTACCCGACCCTGCCCTCTTCTCTCCCAGTTCCACTCTCAGCCTTCAACCTGGTAGGTTTCCAGGTAGCCAGATCGAATCCATCTTTCCCATTGGTCTCTAGAGAAGCATGACCTGCCTCGGTTCTTTCCAATGgctgtctcttcctccttttgGCCAGCTAGTAAATTGTCTCCATCCCCATCACTGCGTAACCTTTCCCCAGAAAACTCGTGGTGTCCTCTCTGCTTCCCCTGCAGAGGCAGCAGCTACCGAAGGGCCCGTCCCAGCATCTCCCTTTTTGTATTTCGAGTAGGGGCTAGCATATTATGACAGTCACTTCTAGCAATAGAAAGTTCCCACTGCCTTCCACTTAAACATGTAAAATACTTAAGATTCtgtatgttcttttctttgaCAACCagctataattcacataccacacagTTCACCCATTTACCGTGTAGAGTTCAGTGGCTCTGAGTAGAGACTTCTGCACCCATCACCATGACCCACTTAGAACATCTCCAttacctccttccttccatccctctcAGCCCTAGGTAACCATACTCTACTCTGTTTTTTTGTATAGATTTCAtgattctggacatttcatataaatagaatcatatatgacctttatcaTGTAAtatctggctgctttcactttgCAGTGAATCATAGAATACAGTATTCTattctgtggctcatgcctgtaatcccagcactttgggaggctcaggcaggcagatcacctgaggtcaggagttcaagaccagcctggccaacatggtgaaaccccgtctctacaaaaatacaaaaattaggcaaggtgcggtggctcacacccgtaatcccagcactttgggaggccaaggcaggcagatcatgaggtcaggagatcgagaccatcctgattaacacagtgaaaccccatctttactaaaaatacaaaaaaaaaaaaaaagtagccaggcatggtggcggacacctgtagtcccacctacttgggaggctgaggcaggagaatggcgtgaatcagggaggcagaacttgcagtgaactgcgccactgcactccagcctgagcaacagagcgagactccctctcaaaaaaaaaagagctgggcgtgatggtgggtgcctgtaatcccagctactcgggaggctggggtagaagaatcgcttgaacccaggaggcagaggttgtagtgagccgagatcgcgccactgcattccagcctgggcgactgagcaagactctgtctgaagaagaaggaaaaaaaaattctgtgattctATTTAATGAAATTGAGGCCCATTATGTTATGTTTGTTCCTTACTATTCCATAGTCTAGTATTCATTATTCCTCAAATAATGAATTCTAGGCCTTGGAGCAGAGCTTCATTCTTTAGTGCAGCtcgataatattccattgtaaggACACCccacatttcatttatccttttGCTGGTTGGTCGACAGGAGGGTTGTTCTTCATGTTCTTTTTAACACAGCAAGGCCGTGTGATCTGTCTGAGGTTGCCTTTCCGTTCCCAACCATTTTTTGAGCAAATGTCaaaaattttgacattttttgtcatttttattacagCCCTTGGTTATTTCTTGAGGTGCTCATGAATGTAATCCCAACTTAGACATGATGTTCCAAACCTACAAGAAAgttagaagtgttttttttttttttttggaaaaaaagaattagtttttAAGACTTGTTAGAATAACTGAGTcagatcatttttcttctgtgtttttattttggctCTAAATAAAACGTTTATAGAAGTTTGTCTCTTCTTTTGTGTAATTATTTAGGCTGTAAAAACTTCACTCAGTTTAGATGAGTGTTCAAACtcactgagggaaaaaaatgaaagtttttttccccagagaggAAAATATGATgagctaaaactaaaaataccTTAGAATTTTAGCAAAGGAAGCATTAACACACCAGAGGTCAGCACACTTTCTTTTCAATGGGAACTGACCCTGGGTCAGGTGGGTCCAATGACAcccttatttaatttatttcctgCTGGGAGCTGATTTTCCCAGGCATGTTCTGACCCAGGGCACTTGGCAGAGATGCTGCTAACAAAGCCCAGGTGGAAAACATCTGAGTTTCCCAAATTTCTCTGAAGGTTTTTAAGGGCTGTTCAGCTTCGAGGAGCAGTGAGTGTGAGGTCGCTGGCGTCAGTGGGACTCTGCGGGTTAAGTTGCAGGTGGGAGCTCCAGGATGCAGCCAGGGTGGCCGCGGCCTTGACTCTGAGGTGCCCACGGCATCGGCCTGCATGCCGGTGCTCAGTGAGGTCTCTCCACGACTCCATGCACGGGATCTCCTGTGCTGAATGGGGCCCTTAAATGTGCCCTTTGCTTCCATCATTTAAGGGGGAAAAAGGCAAATCAGAATGTCATGATGTAAAGGATGGCAGGCAAACACGTGTATTTAGAACCACACTATGATTTCAAAAGGGACATCAACATTCATTGAATTTCATGTCTGTCGGGGGTTGATTCTCTCCCCCTAAATTTGTGTGGGAATGTGAAAAAGCTTAGGCTTTAGAATCTGTCCATCTTGGTGGTTCTTGGGCAAATGACTCCCCATCTCTGGGATCTTGTTTGTTTCAGAAGGATGACACCCTCCACCTCCATCAGGGCTAATGTGGGGATCTAATGAGGTGGCTGACATACAACCCCTGGTACAGAAGACAGGCACTCAATCAGAGCTGCTTCTAAAGCTCTTCTCCTCGAAATGATCTTTCCTTACTCATACCCAGGTTTTAGGTGGAAGAGTTTCTAAGGAAACAGAGTCCTTTTCCCATAGGATGGTGCTGGGTTTTTGTGCTTGAGAGAGACCATCTTTGTCTCTCTCAGCTCCTCAGACCCCAAGATTCATCCATAGGGCAAGGCACACAGCAAGCATTTGGTAGGTAAATATAGAACCCAGTGGGTTCGGCAGGGAATTAAGGTATCCATTTAATAAACCTCAAGAACAGCACAGCCTTTAATATAAAGTCCCTTCTCCCAAAGGGCTGCAAAAACTTTTGCAATGATTATTGCTTTTCATTTATATCCTAATGTTTGAGGGCTGGAACCATAAACTGAAGAACCAGAAGTAGACGCTAGCAACTGAAAATATTGTCTATGAATGTCACAGATATCCAAAGTAGACAATTCGTTTTTCTTCCAGTggctggcttccttccttccttcctttcttccttccttccttcctctctttcttctctctctctctctctctctctttctttctttctttctttgttgagacagagtttcactcttgttgcccaagttggagtacacgggcacaatctcggctcactgcaacctccgcctcccatgttcaagtgattctcctgcctcagccttcccaagtagctgggattacaggcatgcgtcaccacgcctggctactttttgtatgtttagtagagacagggtttctccatgttggtcaggccggtctcgaactcctgacctcaggtgatctgcctgccttggcctcccaaagtgctgggatttcaggcatgagtcaccacacccggcctcctccAGTAGCTTTcttggcaaaaaaataaaaaggaaaaaaatggccaaGTGAGTTAAGAAAACCTTGTAGTGTTTGATGATGATAACTTGGATTTTATCATGCTTTCCAGCTTACAGAATGctttctcattattatttcattgaattcttcTGACTCCCAGAGGTAGGTAAGACAATACTGTGTTATGGTTAAGGACATGCTGCCTCTACCACTTCACTTCCTACCAGGTGGCTGTGTGAGTTACGGAAGCACTCTAagcttattttcctaatttttaaaataggaatcaCAGCACCTTCCTTTTAGGATTGCTGTTCAGATTGTATGAGATAAGGTATGAAAAATCCCATCCACATAATAAGGGCTTCATAAATGGCAACTGTTACTATGTTATTACATAGAATAATCCTCACTCGGCCAAGgttgggggattgcttgagtccaggagtttgagaccaccctgagcaacaaagtgagatgctgtctctacaaaaaatacaaatataaaaattagtggggcatagtggcatgcacctgtagtctcagccactcaggaggtggaggcgggaggatcgcttgagtctaggaggtcgaggctgcagtgagccatgttcgcgccactgtactcgagcctgggtgacagaatgagatcctgtctaagaaatcatcatcatcatcatcatcatcatcatcatcatcatcatcatcatcttccttacgttacagacgaggaaactcaAAGGGGCACTTAATTTGCCAAAGATCACAACCCTAGTAATGGCAGAACTGGAATGCACCTCTAATTCTACTTCCAACTTTATTCCTCCTTCCACTTCTCCTTAGCCAAGAATGTAAATCAGGAACATTTTGGTGCTTCTGCCAGTGACATTTACCATTATCATGAGCTCTTACATGGTTTCTTGGGTGCGCTCAGATTTTCAGTGTCTACTTTTGTATTTGCAGAACATCATCAAGAAGGTGATCGGGCAGAAGTTTGTGTACAAGTTTGTCTCTTTCCCGGAGATCCTGAAGATGGATCCTCACGCGGTGGAGATCAGCCGGGAGAGCCTTCTGTTGCAGGACAGCGACTGCAAGGCGTCTCCCGAGGGCCGTGAGCCCCACAAACATGGCCTGGCCGCCCTCAAAAGCACGAGCCGCAACGAATACATCCACTCAGGCCTGTACTCGTCCTTCACCATTAATTCCCTGCAGAACCCACCAGACGCCTTTAAGGCCATCAAGACGGAGAAGCTGGAGGAGCCGCCCGAAGACAGCCCCCCCGTGGAAGAAGTCAGGACTGTGATCAGGTTTGTGACCAATAAAACCGACAAACACGTCACCAGGCCGGTGGTGTCCCTGCCTTCCACGTCAGAGGCTGCGGCGGCGTCCGCCTTCCTGGCCTCATCCGTCTCGGCCAAGATCTCCTCTTTAATGTTGCCAAACGCTGCCAGTATTTCATCCGCCTCACCCTTCTCATCTCGGTCCCCGTCCCTGTCCCCCAACTCACCCCTCCCTTCTGAACACAGAAGCCTCTTCCTGGAGGCCGCCTGCCATGACTCCGATTCCCTGGAGCCCTTGAACCTGTCATCGGGCTCCAAGACCAAGTCTCCATCTCTTCCCCCAAAGGCCAAAAAACCCAAAGGCTTGGAAATCTCAGCGCCCCCGCTGGTGCTCTCCGGCACCGACATTGGCTCCATCGCCCTCAACAGCCCAGCCCTCCCCTCGGGATCCCTCACCCCAGCCTTCTTCACCGCACAGGTAAGAGTCATTCCTGTCATCCCGGCCACAGCCAGCCTCAGTGGCTTAGCAAAAAAGGAAGAGCAGCTAAAGAGACTTCCTTCTGTCCCTCAAAACGTAATCCTATGACTTGTACCAAGGTCACTGTGTAAATATGAAGGGAACCTGCTTTTCCATCCTCAGACCAAGGGATGCACACAAGACAGCGTTTGGTTTGTCGACTCTAGTGGGATGCTTGATTGGTTTCTTGCTTTTAGGGGCCTAAAGTGACCATAGGTGGAACACGCACACTGGCCGACAAAGCAGATCTCACCAGCGATTTCCTAGGGAAAGTTGAGCGGGCCAGTTTACGTTTCAGGAGGAGCTTGGGCTTTATGAAATTTTTATGGCAGAATCTTCTCTGGGGGCATTTAATAAGGAGCCACTTGTGTTCTGTTAACAAGAAAATAGATGTCAACTGATACCGCCATCGCATCTGTCCGTGTGGGGCTGTGGTCATAGCATAGGTAATAAGAAACAAAGGGGCCGCACCAAACAGCTGCTTCACTGAAAGCAGCACTACTCTGAGAAAGCCCCAGGCCACAGCACTGGGGAGAGGAAAGCAAGCTTGCAGAGCCAAAAAAGCCTTCGTTGTTATTAGTCCCAAGGAGAAAGCCCCCTTTTCCTTTAAATCAAATATTCAGATGCTCTTTCTTGTCCAGCTGACAATTGCAGCGCAAAGGCGTAGTAGGTGCTGGGAAACCATATTTCtctttccccttgaaaactggatgCAATTTTAGTGGCAGAGGTTAAGAGTATTTGTTTTAGGCTCACAGACCTGGATTCAGTTCCTGGCTACCCTGCTTCCTAGGAGTGGGACTGTGGGCGGTTGCTCTCTGGGTCAGGTTCCACATGTGGAAAATGGGATCGTGGCCAGGCTTTGTGAGCTGGGGACACCCGGTAGCATTGTTAACCGCGGAGCTGCACCCGTCCCCTGCCTCTGTCATGTCATCATAGTTGTCCCTGTTGTCATCAGCAGCAGCCACGGCAGCATATGATGGGCTCCccatgtgtgccaggcactgctccagACACTTTACATGCATTGCCTTGTTTTTCAATAGCAGCCCTGTCATGTggatacaggttgagcatcctgTTTCCAAAATGCTTGTGACCAGAAGCGTTTCAGAGTTCAGATCTTTTCggatttggaatatttgcatgatACTTGCCAGTTGAGTATCCCacatctgaaaatctgaaatccaaaatgctgcaatgagcatttCCTTGGAGTGTCATGTCAGGactcagaaagtttcagattCTGGAGGATTTGGGATCTggggatttttggatttgggatgctcaacctgtgcTGCTA from Papio anubis isolate 15944 chromosome 9, Panubis1.0, whole genome shotgun sequence includes the following:
- the ELK3 gene encoding ETS domain-containing protein Elk-3, translating into MESAITLWQFLLQLLLDQKHEHLICWTSNDGEFKLLKAEEVAKLWGLRKNKTNMNYDKLSRALRYYYDKNIIKKVIGQKFVYKFVSFPEILKMDPHAVEISRESLLLQDSDCKASPEGREPHKHGLAALKSTSRNEYIHSGLYSSFTINSLQNPPDAFKAIKTEKLEEPPEDSPPVEEVRTVIRFVTNKTDKHVTRPVVSLPSTSEAAAASAFLASSVSAKISSLMLPNAASISSASPFSSRSPSLSPNSPLPSEHRSLFLEAACHDSDSLEPLNLSSGSKTKSPSLPPKAKKPKGLEISAPPLVLSGTDIGSIALNSPALPSGSLTPAFFTAQTPNGLLLTPSPLLSSIHFWSSLSPVAPLSPARLQGPSTLFQFPTLLNGHMPVPIPSLDRAASPVLLSSNSQKS